A window of the Cynocephalus volans isolate mCynVol1 chromosome 10, mCynVol1.pri, whole genome shotgun sequence genome harbors these coding sequences:
- the KRT12 gene encoding keratin, type I cytoskeletal 12, which yields MSHSVRTPGLSRRLSSQSGTAGRSRGMSASSVGSGYGGNTFGFGASSGGGFSAASMFGSSLGFGGGSGSSLAGGLGNGSGGALGGGFGGLGIGFGGSSGGGFGGLGIGFGGSSGGGSLVILSGNDGGLLSGSEKETMQNLNDRLASYLDKVRALEEANTELENKIREWYETRGTGTADSESRSDYSKYYPLIEDFRNKIISASVGNAQLMLQIDNARLAAEDFRMKYENELALRQTVEADISGLRRVLDELTLARADLEMQIENLTEELAYLKKNHEEELQSFRAGGPGEVSVEMDAAPGVDLTRLLNDMRAQYEAIAEQNRKDAEAWFIEKSGELRKEIGTNTEQLQSSKSEVTDLRRAVQNLEIELQSQLATKKSLEDALAEAEGDYCGQLSQVQQLIGNLEAQLLQVRADAERQNADHQRLLNVKARLELEIETYRRLLDGDAQGDGLDEILSVTDSKSQAQSIDSSKDPAKTRKIKTVVQEMINGEVVSSQVKEIEEQV from the exons ATGTCACACTCAGTGCGCACCCCTGGACTGTCCCGGAGGCTGTCCTCCCAAAGTGGGACAGCAGGCAGATCCAGGGGCATGTCTGCTTCCAGTGTTGGAAGTGGCTATGGAGGAAACACATTTGGCTTTGGAGCCAGCAGTGGGGGAGGCTTTTCTGCTGCTTCCATGTTTGGTTCTAGTTTGGGCTTTGGTGGTGGCTCAGGAAGTTCTTTGGCAGGAGGGCTGGGCAATGGTTCTGggggagccctgggaggaggCTTTGGAGGGCTAGGAATTGGATTTGGGGGAAGCTCAGGAGGTGGCTTTGGAGGGCTAGGAATTGGATTTGGGGGGAGCTCAGGAGGTGGCTCTCTAGTTATTCTCTCTGGCAATGATGGCGGCCTTCTTTCTGgatcagaaaaagaaaccatgcaAAATCTGAATGATAGATTAGCTTCCTACCTGGATAAGGTTCGAGCTCTAGAAGAAGCTAATACTGAGCTAGAAAACAAAATTCGGGAGTGGTATGAAACACGAGGAACAGGGACTGCAGATTCTGAGTCACGGAGTGATTACAGTAAATACTACCCACTGATCGAAGACTTCAGGAATAAG ATCATCTCCGCCAGCGTTGGAAATGCCCAGCTCATGCTGCAAATTGACAATGCAAGACTGGCTGCTGAGGATTTCAGAATGAA GTATGAGAATGAGCTGGCCCTGCGCCAGACCGTGGAGGCCGACATCAGTGGGCTGCGCAGGGTGCTGGACGAGCTGACCCTGGCCAGAGCCGACCTGGAGATGCAGATCGAGAACCTGACTGAAGAGCTGGCCTACCTGAAGAAGAACCACGAGGAG GAGCTCCAAAGCTTCCGGGCAGGTGGCCCAGGCGAGGTCAGCGTAGAAATGGACGCTGCCCCCGGAGTGGACCTCACCAGGCTCCTCAACGACATGCGGGCGCAGTACGAAGCCATCGCTGAGCAGAATAGGAAGGACGCGGAAGCCTGGTTCATTGAAAAg AGCGGGGAGCTCAGGAAGGAGATCGGCACCAACACCGAGCAGCTCCAGTCCAGCAAGAGCGAGGTCACCGACCTAAGGCGCGCGGTTCAAAACCTGGAGATCGAGCTCCAGTCCCAGCTCGCCACG AAGAAATCCTTGGAGGACGCGTTGGCTGAAGCCGAGGGCGACTACTGCGGCCAGCTGTCGCAGGTGCAGCAGCTCATCGGCAACCTGGAGGCGCAGCTGCTCCAGGTGCGCGCGGACGCCGAGCGCCAGAACGCGGACCACCAGCGGCTGCTGAACGTCAAGGCCCGCCTGGAGCTGGAGATTGAGACCTACCGCCGCCTGCTGGACGGCGACGCCCAAGG TGATGGTTTGGATGAAATTTTATCTGTGACAGACTCCAAATCTCAAGCCCAGTCAATTGATTCCTCTAAAG atccaGCCAAAACCCGAAAAATCAAGACAGTTGTACAAGAGATGATAAACGGTGAGGTGGTCTCATCCCaagttaaagaaattgaagaacaAGTGTAA